A single Candidatus Sulfotelmatobacter sp. DNA region contains:
- a CDS encoding phosphodiester glycosidase family protein, with amino-acid sequence MISRRLPIGRLAALVAVAVGAIVIATHSWAPRWRPLAPGIDFALMRADRFCRRGSPDVAVLRIDPVRARIAVHHYSRLPDPRPLPVTEWLATTRAIAVFNAGQYYPDYGYMGILVSGGRPISAKPHPEFRAALVAEPVGGGAGAHVLDLAPESLAIVAQAWREVAQSFMLFDSDGELRVRHTDQDANRTVVGEDRLGHLLVFTTEGSYTLWDLAQWLKESRLGLVHAMSMDGGLEAEMCIRSGRFAYASFGHWNPRASRSSDPDDAGRVPLPAVISVSAR; translated from the coding sequence ATGATCTCCCGCCGCCTGCCCATCGGCCGCCTGGCCGCGCTCGTCGCGGTTGCGGTTGGCGCGATCGTGATCGCCACCCACAGCTGGGCGCCGCGCTGGCGACCCCTGGCCCCGGGGATCGACTTCGCGCTGATGCGCGCCGACCGCTTCTGCCGGCGGGGCTCGCCCGACGTGGCGGTGCTCCGCATCGATCCGGTTCGCGCCCGCATCGCGGTCCATCACTACTCGCGATTGCCGGACCCGCGCCCGCTGCCGGTCACCGAATGGCTCGCGACCACGCGCGCGATCGCGGTGTTCAATGCCGGCCAGTACTATCCGGACTATGGCTACATGGGCATCCTGGTGAGCGGGGGCCGGCCGATCTCGGCGAAGCCTCATCCGGAATTCCGCGCGGCGCTGGTGGCGGAGCCGGTGGGCGGCGGTGCCGGCGCGCACGTGCTCGATCTCGCCCCGGAGTCGCTGGCGATCGTGGCGCAGGCGTGGCGAGAGGTGGCGCAGTCCTTCATGCTGTTCGACAGCGATGGCGAGCTGCGCGTGAGGCATACCGATCAGGACGCGAATCGCACCGTGGTGGGCGAGGACCGGCTCGGGCACCTGCTGGTGTTCACCACCGAAGGCTCCTACACGCTCTGGGATCTCGCGCAGTGGCTCAAGGAATCCAGGCTCGGTCTGGTGCACGCGATGTCCATGGACGGCGGACTCGAGGCCGAGATGTGCATCCGGTCCGGACGGTTCGCTTACGCCAGCTTCGGCCACTGGAATCCCCGTGCCTCGCGCTCCAGCGACCCCGACGACGCGGGCCGCGTGCCGCTGCCGGCCGTGATCTCGGTGAGCGCGCGGTGA
- a CDS encoding glycosyltransferase family 4 protein, with product MRLLLIVDQFDRSTLCEPAWWMWDVAEHAAAHGHRVEAITLRAKGPEADVPPGVQVLAQGGDGLEPALVAALARHPDVIHLATPGPLSARVIEYLRDAPLMLDVFGHWPVCPQNDLMRRPQYVRCDVRYPAEACGECAGMEKLREMEVRSRLLSRAPAIVTHARVQAERLSTLLGRAVDQIGFGVDTERFRPDPVPPVNANARALYETRGDRPRALFLGPPEHARGAGILVDLLVGVRARVSDATMVVVGRDPANPEWATAAGEELRELGLSGHIELLDAVAAGDLPGVIAACDVAISPSLWDDVGGLFVLQAFACGIPVVTTGRGGLAELVQHGSGMIASPDTPALFADRIAMLLSHDEARRLMGDAARLHAVEHHDRARSLEALDAVRQRVVEAGLSEAA from the coding sequence ATGAGGCTGTTGCTCATCGTGGACCAGTTCGATCGGTCCACGTTGTGCGAGCCCGCCTGGTGGATGTGGGACGTGGCCGAGCACGCCGCGGCCCACGGCCACCGGGTCGAGGCGATTACGCTGCGCGCCAAGGGCCCCGAGGCCGACGTGCCGCCGGGCGTGCAAGTGCTGGCGCAAGGCGGCGACGGTCTGGAGCCCGCGCTGGTCGCGGCGCTCGCGCGCCATCCGGACGTGATTCACCTCGCCACGCCCGGGCCCCTGAGCGCGCGCGTCATCGAGTACCTCCGCGACGCACCGCTGATGCTCGACGTCTTCGGCCACTGGCCGGTGTGCCCGCAGAACGACCTCATGCGCCGGCCGCAGTACGTGCGCTGCGACGTCCGCTATCCCGCCGAGGCCTGTGGCGAGTGCGCGGGCATGGAGAAGCTGCGGGAGATGGAAGTGCGCAGTCGCTTGCTCTCGCGGGCGCCGGCCATCGTCACGCACGCGCGCGTTCAGGCCGAGCGCCTGAGCACGCTGCTCGGCCGCGCGGTGGACCAGATCGGGTTCGGCGTGGATACGGAGCGCTTTCGGCCCGATCCGGTTCCGCCCGTCAACGCCAACGCGCGAGCGCTGTACGAAACGCGGGGCGACAGGCCGCGGGCGCTGTTTCTCGGTCCGCCGGAGCACGCGCGCGGCGCCGGCATCCTCGTGGATCTGCTGGTGGGCGTGCGGGCCCGGGTCTCTGACGCGACCATGGTGGTGGTGGGCCGCGACCCCGCCAACCCCGAATGGGCCACCGCGGCCGGCGAGGAGCTGCGCGAGCTGGGGCTCTCCGGCCACATCGAGCTGCTCGACGCCGTCGCAGCGGGCGACCTGCCCGGCGTGATCGCCGCCTGCGACGTGGCGATCTCGCCGTCGCTGTGGGACGACGTCGGCGGATTGTTCGTGCTGCAGGCGTTTGCCTGCGGCATTCCAGTCGTGACGACCGGGCGCGGCGGGCTCGCCGAACTGGTGCAGCACGGCAGTGGCATGATCGCGTCGCCCGACACGCCGGCCCTGTTCGCCGATCGCATCGCGATGCTCCTCAGCCACGACGAGGCGCGCCGCTTGATGGGCGACGCGGCGCGGCTGCATGCCGTCGAACATCACGATCGCGCGCGCAGCCTCGAAGCGCTCGATGCCGTCCGGCAGCGCGTGGTCGAAGCCGGACTGAGCGAGGCGGCGTAG